Proteins found in one Sorghum bicolor cultivar BTx623 chromosome 1, Sorghum_bicolor_NCBIv3, whole genome shotgun sequence genomic segment:
- the LOC8082650 gene encoding SAC3 family protein C: MDRSGEASHRGRSSYSGRGWRGRGRGGGRPSPSPPSSTGSPAALNPTPTPAVPVDDAAPIVGTCPDMCPARERAQRERLRDLAVLERVGGDPTRTSPSLAVKKFCRTISSTNILPSDIRPLPVLQETMDYLLHLLDSSEHSFETIHDFIFDRTRSIRQDLSMQNIVNDQAVQIYEDVVTFHIRSHQRLSTSCQDSDTSSLCYLNMEQLTKCLLSLYDMYHVLHKHDSHSKREAEYYSFYVLLHLGCKIHKMIDSLYLWYGQLASPVRRSKEMIFARTLLRCYHLGNFKRFFCMVASEATDLQLRVVEPFLNEVRARALMYFNHSGYKLQHHPLEHLSGILMIEEAELESLCRICGLEISKSEGMKAFVPKQTSFTLPTSMPQTNGIYISREVER, translated from the exons ATGGACCGCAGCGGCGAGGCGAGCCACCGGGGCCGGAGCTCCTACAGCGGCCGTGGCTGGCGAGgacgcggacgcggcggcggccgtcCCTCCCCATCACCACCTTCCTCCACCGGCTCTCCTGCGGCGCTCAACCCCACCCCGACCCCGGCCGTTCCTGTCGACGACGCAGCGCCGATCGTGGGCACCTGCCCCGACATGTGCCCAG CGAGGGAACGAGCGCAGAGAGAGCGGCTGAGGGACCTGGCCGTGCTTGAGCGGGTGGGTGGCGACCCCACGCGCACGTCTCCTTCCCTCGCCGTCAAGAAG TTTTGCAGAACTATATCTTCCACTAATATACTGCCATCAGATATACGTCCACTGCCGGTTTTACAAGAAACAATGGATTATCTATTGCATCTACTGGATTCTTCAGAGCATTCATTTGAGACAATACATGATTTCATCTTTGATAGGACAAGATCTATAAGACAAGACTTAAGTATGCAGAATATAGTGAATGATCAAGCAGTTCAAATATATGAGGATGTG GTAACATTTCATATCAGGTCCCATCAAAGACTTTCCACGTCTTGCCAGGATTCAGATACATCTTCCCTGTGTTACCTAAACATGGAGCAGCTAACAAAATGCCTGCTTTCTCTGTATGATATGTATCATGTACTTCATAAGCATGATTCACACAGCAAAAGGGAGGCCGAGTATTATTCCTTCTATGTGCTTCTACATTTGGGCTGCAAAATTCACAAAATG ATAGATTCACTCTATTTGTGGTATGGTCAATTGGCTAGTCCAGTCAGACGGTCGAAGGAAATGATATTTGCTAGAACTTTGTTAAG ATGCTATCACCTAGGAAACTTCAAGCGTTTCTTTTGCATGGTAGCATCTGAAGCAACCGATCTTCAGTTGCGCGTTGTAGAACCTTTTCTCAACGAG GTCCGAGCTAGGGCCTTAATGTACTTCAACCATAGTGGCTACAAACTCCAACACCACCCTTTGGAACATCTATCAGGAATCCTGATGATCGAG GAGGCGGAACTGGAATCTCTATGTCGAATATGTGGACTTGAAATCAGCAAGAGCGAAGGTATGAAAGCTTTTGTGCCTAAACAAACAAGCTTCACCCTACCGACATCCATGCCCCAAACTAATGGCATTTACATCTCAAGGGAGGTTGAAAGATGA